In one Halorubrum sp. CBA1229 genomic region, the following are encoded:
- a CDS encoding molybdopterin-dependent oxidoreductase: protein MERPTRTTCARCAVGCGLRTAPGDGGRDLQVSGDPAHPIGRGQACRRGVEETATEPATERITRPHLRRDGDLVPVSWERALDAVADRLDPLVASDPDRIGVLGSGQQTTEAAYLLGRVARGAVGTRRYDANTTLCMASAVAAYYGAFGADAPPPTYADVPHAESHVVWGANPAVAHPVLFSRIRESAAGSGGELVVVDPLRTRTAEAADVHVVPEPDGDFALAQAVLAAAVDADHVDDAFVEANTVRFDRLRASLPDVADAAEAAGVGPDAVGRLADAFSRPTLLYWGMGVNQSAGGTATARALIDCCLATGNLGPGTGPFSLTGQSNSMGTRICSSKGRWPGGRAFDDPAARRAVADAWGVPRERLPDDSGPGPVDLVADVAAGEVDALWTVATNPAVGLPNADAAREALSEVFLVAQDAFRSETVALADVVLPAATWGETAGTLVAMDRTVSRVRPARDPPGAARRDAAIIAAVGNRLRPDGPDLDPSPERTFDEFAALTAGTPADCSHVTYDRLDRAGAIRWPRGAVVPTGGSDGGSVPPDATAARYRYADGDGGFAFPTPSGRARFSAPGSYAPPEPPDETYPLVLTTVRERNAYNTGVRGWGSANDSGATDGPETPDGSGTPADGRLPLGVSPATRRAWRSVTSGDEVTVASRRGRVAGRLVEDDRVPDGVVRAPIHHPSVNRLTLDVVDPESGEPAYKACAVRVESGGITDRKPNAEP, encoded by the coding sequence ATGGAACGGCCGACTCGGACGACCTGCGCCCGCTGCGCCGTCGGCTGCGGACTTCGAACGGCCCCCGGAGACGGGGGGCGCGATCTCCAGGTGAGCGGCGATCCGGCGCACCCGATCGGCCGGGGGCAGGCGTGTCGACGCGGCGTCGAGGAGACGGCGACCGAGCCGGCCACCGAGCGGATCACCCGGCCGCACCTCCGCCGGGACGGCGACCTCGTGCCGGTCTCGTGGGAGCGCGCGCTCGACGCCGTGGCCGACCGGCTCGACCCGCTCGTCGCGAGCGACCCGGACCGGATCGGAGTGTTGGGCTCGGGACAGCAGACCACGGAGGCGGCGTACCTGCTGGGGCGGGTCGCCCGCGGCGCGGTCGGAACGCGGCGCTACGACGCGAACACGACGCTCTGTATGGCGTCGGCGGTCGCGGCGTACTACGGCGCGTTCGGCGCCGACGCCCCGCCGCCGACGTACGCGGACGTCCCCCACGCCGAGTCGCACGTCGTCTGGGGGGCGAACCCCGCCGTCGCGCATCCGGTGTTGTTCTCGCGGATCCGCGAGAGCGCCGCCGGGTCAGGGGGCGAGCTCGTCGTCGTCGACCCGCTGCGAACGCGGACCGCCGAGGCGGCCGACGTCCACGTCGTGCCGGAACCCGACGGCGACTTCGCGCTGGCGCAGGCGGTCCTCGCGGCCGCGGTCGACGCCGACCACGTCGACGACGCGTTCGTCGAGGCCAACACGGTCCGGTTCGACCGGCTCCGCGCGTCGCTGCCCGACGTCGCCGACGCCGCCGAGGCGGCCGGCGTCGGGCCGGACGCGGTCGGGCGGCTCGCGGACGCGTTCTCGCGGCCGACGCTGCTCTACTGGGGGATGGGCGTGAACCAGTCGGCGGGCGGCACCGCGACGGCCCGCGCGCTGATCGACTGCTGTCTCGCCACCGGGAACCTCGGGCCGGGGACCGGTCCGTTCTCGCTCACCGGGCAGTCGAACTCGATGGGGACCCGGATCTGCTCGTCGAAGGGGCGCTGGCCCGGCGGGCGCGCGTTCGACGACCCGGCCGCCCGCCGCGCGGTCGCCGACGCGTGGGGTGTCCCCCGCGAGCGACTGCCCGACGACTCCGGCCCGGGGCCGGTCGACCTGGTTGCGGACGTCGCGGCCGGCGAGGTCGACGCGCTCTGGACCGTCGCGACGAACCCGGCGGTCGGCCTCCCGAACGCGGACGCCGCCCGCGAGGCGCTGTCGGAGGTCTTCCTCGTCGCGCAGGACGCGTTCCGGAGCGAGACCGTCGCGCTCGCCGACGTCGTCCTCCCGGCGGCGACGTGGGGCGAGACGGCGGGCACGCTCGTGGCCATGGACCGGACGGTCTCCCGCGTCCGCCCCGCTCGCGATCCTCCCGGCGCCGCGCGGCGGGACGCCGCGATAATCGCAGCGGTCGGGAACCGCCTCCGACCCGACGGCCCCGACCTCGACCCGTCCCCGGAGCGCACCTTCGACGAGTTCGCCGCGCTCACGGCCGGCACGCCCGCGGACTGCTCGCACGTCACCTACGACCGGCTCGACCGCGCCGGCGCGATCCGGTGGCCGCGCGGTGCGGTGGTCCCGACCGGCGGGAGCGACGGCGGTTCGGTGCCCCCCGACGCGACCGCCGCACGGTACCGGTACGCTGACGGGGACGGCGGGTTCGCGTTCCCGACGCCCTCGGGGCGCGCCCGGTTCTCCGCGCCGGGGTCGTACGCCCCCCCGGAGCCGCCCGACGAGACGTATCCGCTCGTGCTCACCACCGTGCGTGAGCGGAACGCGTACAACACCGGCGTTCGGGGGTGGGGGAGTGCGAACGACTCGGGGGCGACAGACGGTCCAGAGACGCCGGACGGCTCCGGGACACCCGCCGACGGGCGGCTTCCCCTCGGGGTGAGCCCCGCCACGCGCCGGGCGTGGCGCTCAGTGACGAGCGGTGACGAGGTGACCGTCGCCTCCCGCCGCGGGCGCGTGGCGGGGCGGCTGGTCGAAGACGACCGCGTCCCGGACGGGGTCGTTCGCGCGCCGATCCACCACCCGTCGGTGAACCGGCTGACGCTCGACGTCGTCGACCCCGAGTCGGGTGAGCCGGCGTACAAGGCGTGCGCGGTCCGCGTCGAGTCCGGGGGTATAACCGACCGGAAGCCGAACGCGGAGCCATGA
- a CDS encoding universal stress protein, with amino-acid sequence MTGKSAVIATDLSTASESMIESETGLNCLGRIGVERIHLVTVVPSNVHSGMPGMGFEKRRKQALRRYRSTVEDAGFDVETHVVRGTPHRRINGIAGSVNADLVLVGSRGKSPLENRVIGSTARNLARTTVAPLLVDRIERGVDEPDPIRRHLFKRTLFATDFSENAERAFRAFEYLRHATEEVTLVHVESPKDETGGDADPEERLDELVDRLDELELDARTEVRRGDPADEILAAEAEHDPSTLLLGSRGRSRLRRLLLGSVSEEVVARATGNVFLVPPPRSA; translated from the coding sequence ATGACCGGGAAGTCGGCGGTCATCGCGACCGACCTCTCGACGGCGAGCGAGTCGATGATCGAGTCGGAGACCGGACTGAACTGCCTCGGGCGGATCGGCGTCGAGCGGATCCACCTCGTGACGGTCGTCCCGTCTAACGTCCACTCCGGGATGCCCGGCATGGGGTTCGAGAAGCGCAGGAAGCAGGCGCTTCGCCGTTACCGTTCGACGGTCGAAGACGCCGGGTTCGACGTCGAGACGCACGTCGTCCGCGGGACGCCGCACCGCCGGATAAACGGGATCGCCGGCTCCGTCAACGCCGATCTGGTGCTGGTCGGCTCGCGCGGGAAGAGCCCGCTCGAGAACCGCGTGATCGGGTCGACCGCGCGCAACCTCGCCCGCACGACGGTCGCGCCGCTCCTCGTCGACCGCATCGAGCGCGGCGTCGACGAGCCCGACCCGATCCGCCGGCACCTGTTCAAACGGACGCTGTTCGCGACGGACTTCTCCGAGAACGCCGAGCGCGCGTTCCGGGCGTTCGAGTACCTCCGGCACGCGACGGAGGAGGTCACGCTGGTGCACGTCGAATCGCCGAAAGACGAGACCGGCGGCGACGCCGACCCCGAAGAGCGGCTCGACGAACTCGTCGATCGGCTCGACGAGCTGGAGCTCGACGCCCGCACCGAGGTCCGCCGCGGCGATCCCGCCGACGAGATACTCGCCGCCGAGGCGGAGCACGACCCGAGCACGCTGCTGCTCGGGTCGCGCGGTCGCAGCCGGCTGCGGCGGCTCCTCCTCGGGAGCGTCTCCGAAGAGGTGGTCGCCCGGGCGACGGGGAACGTCTTCCTCGTGCCGCCGCCGCGGTCGGCGTAG
- a CDS encoding helix-turn-helix domain-containing protein, whose translation MPDSLSQQLQSDMECENLLECFHGLKPLDRRCFTTLVESDEPMTVDALAEAVDRERSTAYRSVQRLLQSGCIVKEQVNYDQGGYYHVYSPTDPEQVADEMQRTLNDWYAKMRRLIREFEAKYDRTESAPESS comes from the coding sequence ATGCCAGATTCGTTATCCCAGCAGCTCCAGAGCGACATGGAGTGCGAGAATCTCCTGGAGTGCTTTCACGGACTCAAGCCGCTCGACCGGCGGTGTTTCACGACGCTGGTCGAGAGCGACGAGCCCATGACCGTCGACGCGCTCGCCGAGGCCGTCGACCGCGAGCGCTCGACCGCGTACCGGTCGGTCCAGCGGCTGCTCCAGAGCGGCTGCATCGTCAAAGAGCAGGTGAACTACGACCAGGGCGGCTACTACCACGTCTACTCGCCGACCGACCCGGAGCAGGTCGCCGACGAGATGCAGCGGACGCTCAACGACTGGTACGCGAAGATGCGACGGCTCATCCGCGAGTTCGAGGCGAAGTACGACCGGACCGAGTCCGCACCGGAGTCGAGCTGA
- the deoC gene encoding deoxyribose-phosphate aldolase: MDREEFAASIDHTVLGPETTWDDVETVLDEAADHGMNACIPPCYVAEAADYENAPSTIATVVGFPHGQHAPEAKRDEAVGAWEDGADEIDLVINVGRLKAGEGDVVTAEISDVVAAVPVPVKAIIETALLTDDEKRRACQAAVDADADMVKTSTGFADGGATVPDVALMSDYLPVKASGGVGSYEEATAMFEAGAERIGASSGVALVEGYPE, translated from the coding sequence ATGGACCGCGAGGAGTTCGCCGCGAGCATCGACCACACCGTGCTCGGCCCGGAGACGACGTGGGACGACGTCGAGACCGTCCTCGACGAGGCGGCCGACCACGGGATGAACGCCTGTATTCCGCCCTGTTACGTCGCCGAGGCGGCCGACTACGAGAACGCGCCGTCGACGATCGCGACCGTGGTGGGGTTCCCCCACGGCCAGCACGCGCCCGAGGCGAAGCGGGACGAGGCGGTCGGCGCGTGGGAGGACGGCGCCGACGAGATCGACCTCGTGATCAACGTCGGCCGCCTGAAGGCCGGCGAGGGCGACGTCGTGACCGCCGAGATATCGGACGTGGTCGCCGCGGTACCGGTCCCGGTGAAGGCCATCATCGAGACCGCGCTCCTGACCGACGACGAGAAGCGCCGCGCCTGCCAGGCCGCCGTCGACGCCGACGCCGACATGGTGAAGACCTCCACGGGCTTCGCTGACGGCGGCGCCACCGTCCCGGACGTGGCGCTGATGAGCGACTACCTCCCGGTGAAGGCCTCCGGCGGCGTCGGGTCGTACGAGGAGGCGACGGCGATGTTCGAGGCGGGCGCGGAGCGGATCGGCGCCTCCTCCGGCGTCGCGCTCGTCGAGGGATACCCCGAGTGA
- the gatD gene encoding Glu-tRNA(Gln) amidotransferase subunit GatD, with protein sequence MQPGDRVRVERGDVTNEGVLLPSTTRDHLVVKLDGGYNVGVDRDAADVEVLESGARDVDEGADAGGGEASEITFDDDLPTVSLISTGGTIASTVDYRTGAVTAQFDAEDVLRAVPDLAGRANYRGRVVANILSENMEPAIWRELAEAVAEEIEAGADGVVVMHGTDTMQYSASALSFMLDSPVPVVFTGSQRSADRPSSDNVMNAVCAVEAAKADHAETLVCMHASPSDDACALHRGTRVRKNHTSRRDAFETVGARPLGVIDYEAAAEAGAEGDAADAAIEWNREPLPRGSEAGEGDGDAAAGLAPDLDGDVELAKFTPGMDPAAWDYLDGKDGVVIEGTGLGHVHTDLIPRIEELVDDGTVVAMTSQCLSGRVCDRVYDTGRDLLDAGVVEAGDTLPGTAKVKLMWALANLSDPAEAMGRDLAGELTEESQPWR encoded by the coding sequence ATGCAACCGGGAGATCGCGTCCGCGTCGAGCGCGGGGACGTCACGAATGAGGGCGTACTGCTCCCCTCGACGACTCGCGACCACCTCGTCGTCAAGCTCGACGGGGGGTACAACGTCGGCGTCGACCGCGACGCGGCCGACGTGGAGGTGCTCGAATCCGGCGCCCGCGACGTCGACGAGGGGGCCGACGCGGGCGGCGGCGAGGCCTCCGAGATCACCTTCGACGACGACCTGCCGACGGTGTCGCTCATCTCGACCGGCGGGACGATCGCCTCCACGGTCGACTACCGGACCGGCGCGGTCACCGCCCAGTTCGACGCCGAGGACGTGCTCCGGGCGGTCCCCGACCTGGCCGGCCGCGCGAACTACCGCGGCCGCGTCGTCGCCAACATCCTCTCGGAGAACATGGAGCCGGCCATCTGGCGGGAGCTCGCCGAGGCCGTCGCCGAGGAGATCGAGGCCGGCGCCGACGGCGTCGTCGTGATGCACGGCACCGACACGATGCAGTACTCCGCGTCGGCGCTCTCCTTCATGCTCGACTCGCCCGTCCCGGTCGTCTTCACCGGGAGCCAGCGCTCCGCCGACCGCCCCTCCTCCGACAACGTGATGAACGCGGTGTGCGCGGTCGAGGCCGCGAAGGCCGACCACGCCGAGACGCTCGTCTGCATGCACGCGAGCCCCTCGGACGACGCCTGCGCGCTCCACCGGGGCACCCGCGTCCGGAAGAACCACACCTCCCGCCGCGACGCCTTCGAGACGGTCGGCGCCCGGCCGCTCGGCGTCATCGACTACGAGGCCGCGGCCGAGGCGGGCGCGGAGGGCGACGCGGCCGACGCGGCGATCGAATGGAACCGCGAGCCGCTCCCGCGGGGAAGCGAGGCGGGCGAGGGTGACGGAGACGCGGCGGCCGGCCTCGCGCCCGACCTCGACGGCGACGTGGAGCTCGCGAAGTTCACGCCCGGCATGGACCCGGCCGCCTGGGACTACCTCGACGGCAAGGACGGCGTCGTGATCGAGGGGACCGGCCTCGGCCACGTCCACACCGACCTCATCCCGCGGATCGAGGAGCTGGTCGACGACGGCACCGTCGTCGCGATGACGAGCCAGTGCCTCTCCGGCCGCGTCTGCGACCGCGTGTACGACACCGGCCGCGACCTGCTCGACGCCGGCGTCGTCGAGGCGGGCGACACCCTCCCCGGCACCGCGAAGGTGAAGCTGATGTGGGCGCTGGCGAACCTGTCCGACCCCGCCGAGGCGATGGGACGCGACCTCGCCGGCGAGCTCACCGAGGAGTCGCAGCCCTGGCGATGA
- a CDS encoding GNAT family N-acetyltransferase — MTDAANGGSADRDAAEPPPVVREARPADADAVAAFTRDTWGERQEDYIPSVFPRWAASEDPDRGTFVATLPPGAVEGSEAVAERDDRTEGDTLVEGDGTGAAAPGEPEAVVGCIQGVLLSEWEAWGQGIRVDPAARGFGVGTALSTAALDWARDRGATVCRNMVFSWNVAGLGQSRAVGFEPATEFRFAEPEPAAEADVDVANDPAEAADAEADGLRGIDDPDPNAAWAFWADSDARDHLGGLALDDEESWACAALTRERLRDAADEGRLLAVGDADALAGFAVRTRVSERPSDEECGGGPERVAEYGAAAWRDVDAAGVLYTEIAADAAAVGADATRVLIPETVEHVSDTGANRVPVAAEPDFVMRADLTGDL; from the coding sequence ATGACGGACGCGGCGAACGGGGGATCGGCCGACCGAGACGCCGCCGAGCCGCCCCCCGTCGTCCGCGAGGCCCGCCCCGCCGACGCCGACGCGGTCGCTGCGTTCACGCGGGACACGTGGGGCGAGCGCCAAGAGGACTACATCCCGAGCGTCTTCCCGCGGTGGGCCGCGTCGGAGGATCCCGACCGCGGCACCTTCGTGGCGACGCTACCGCCCGGGGCGGTCGAGGGGAGCGAGGCGGTCGCGGAGCGCGACGACCGAACCGAGGGAGACACCCTCGTCGAGGGCGACGGGACGGGCGCGGCCGCCCCTGGCGAGCCGGAGGCCGTCGTCGGCTGTATCCAGGGCGTCCTGCTCTCCGAGTGGGAGGCGTGGGGACAGGGGATCCGCGTCGATCCGGCCGCCCGCGGCTTCGGCGTCGGGACCGCGCTCTCGACCGCCGCGCTCGATTGGGCGCGCGACCGCGGCGCGACCGTCTGCCGGAACATGGTGTTCTCGTGGAACGTCGCGGGGCTCGGCCAGTCGCGCGCGGTCGGCTTCGAGCCGGCGACGGAGTTTCGGTTCGCGGAGCCGGAGCCGGCCGCGGAGGCCGACGTCGACGTCGCGAACGACCCCGCGGAGGCCGCCGACGCCGAAGCCGACGGACTCCGCGGGATCGACGATCCGGACCCGAACGCCGCGTGGGCGTTCTGGGCCGACAGCGACGCCCGCGACCACCTCGGCGGGCTCGCGCTCGACGACGAGGAGTCGTGGGCCTGCGCCGCGCTCACCCGCGAGCGGCTCCGCGACGCGGCCGACGAGGGGCGACTGCTGGCCGTCGGTGACGCGGACGCGCTCGCCGGGTTCGCGGTCCGTACCCGGGTCTCGGAGCGCCCGAGCGACGAGGAGTGCGGCGGCGGTCCCGAGCGGGTCGCCGAGTACGGCGCCGCCGCGTGGCGCGACGTCGACGCGGCCGGCGTCCTTTATACCGAGATCGCCGCGGACGCGGCCGCCGTCGGCGCCGACGCCACTCGCGTCCTGATCCCGGAGACCGTCGAGCACGTGAGCGACACCGGCGCGAACCGGGTGCCAGTCGCCGCCGAGCCCGACTTCGTCATGCGCGCCGACCTCACGGGCGACTTATAA
- a CDS encoding DUF6498-containing protein, with product MPSVVRSGPLRALARGRRPRALALLVSNLVPLVGVVALGWNVGALVVLYWFELGIASLWAIVRALFAGRPSEVDRDGLIVGPLAARRAAIPVPGTALRIRLSTLLVLPVVVPVLAGVWLVAGAVTVGVAVDGGLAPEALDSVTLAVLALFATEGATTFVDYIYNGTYREHSAQTAVRGVFFRAGAVAVGGVFAVTLIGAATLETDAALSAIDPGAVGLPLLVAVVGLKAVFDLTGLYRDRLAALDESSALEIGWAYDPPTDDPVADPLSDAPRRVRPTRRSRLLGWLATAPRHPGVAYLGALCLFGGLLLALGRLWSVVALLFAASVALPALLLGVDYWLRYGVVEYRVGDDALVAYDRLFDAALWRVEPWDETGLRVERKRLDRRLGTETVVVELRDDEYRIPGLADPEPVLDVFDRRAERPDD from the coding sequence GTGCCCTCCGTCGTCCGCTCCGGTCCCCTGCGAGCCCTCGCTCGCGGTCGTCGGCCTCGCGCGCTCGCGCTCCTCGTCTCGAACCTCGTCCCGCTCGTCGGCGTCGTCGCGCTCGGCTGGAACGTGGGCGCGCTGGTGGTCCTCTACTGGTTCGAGCTCGGGATCGCGTCCCTCTGGGCGATCGTCCGTGCCCTGTTCGCCGGACGACCCTCGGAGGTCGACCGCGACGGGCTGATCGTCGGCCCGCTCGCGGCGAGACGCGCCGCGATCCCCGTCCCGGGAACCGCGCTTCGGATCCGGCTCTCGACGCTCCTCGTCCTCCCCGTCGTCGTTCCGGTCCTCGCGGGCGTGTGGCTCGTCGCCGGGGCCGTCACCGTCGGCGTCGCCGTCGACGGCGGACTCGCCCCCGAGGCGCTCGACTCGGTGACGCTCGCCGTGCTCGCGCTCTTCGCGACCGAGGGCGCGACGACGTTCGTCGACTACATTTACAACGGGACGTACCGCGAACACAGCGCGCAGACCGCGGTCCGCGGCGTCTTCTTCAGGGCGGGTGCGGTGGCGGTCGGGGGGGTGTTCGCCGTCACGCTGATCGGCGCGGCGACGCTCGAGACCGACGCCGCGCTGTCGGCGATCGATCCCGGCGCGGTCGGCCTCCCGCTGCTCGTCGCGGTCGTCGGCCTCAAGGCCGTCTTCGATCTCACGGGGCTCTACCGCGACCGACTCGCCGCCCTCGACGAGTCGTCGGCGCTGGAGATCGGGTGGGCGTACGATCCGCCGACCGACGACCCGGTCGCGGATCCGCTCTCCGACGCGCCGCGGCGGGTGCGTCCGACCCGCCGCAGCCGGCTGCTCGGCTGGCTCGCGACCGCTCCGCGGCACCCGGGGGTCGCGTACCTCGGCGCGCTGTGTCTGTTCGGGGGCCTCCTGCTCGCGCTCGGCCGGCTGTGGTCCGTCGTCGCGCTCCTGTTCGCGGCCAGCGTCGCGCTCCCCGCGCTGCTCCTCGGCGTCGACTACTGGCTCCGGTACGGAGTCGTCGAGTACCGCGTCGGCGACGACGCGCTCGTCGCCTACGACCGGCTGTTCGACGCCGCGCTGTGGCGCGTCGAGCCGTGGGACGAGACCGGCCTGCGCGTGGAACGGAAGCGGCTCGATCGGCGGCTCGGGACCGAGACCGTCGTGGTCGAACTCCGCGACGACGAGTACCGGATCCCGGGGCTGGCCGACCCCGAACCGGTCCTCGACGTGTTCGACAGGCGCGCAGAGCGTCCGGACGACTGA